ATCGTCAACGTTTTCCAAGCAGAAGCCAGTGGCGTCGGTCCCGGCTTGCTGCGACAGCTGTACCGCAATCGTCAGGCCCTGCTGCGCAAGTAGAACACTACTGGTCGCGCGGGGTGTTTGAGACCTCCCTGCGGCAACAGCCCTTACTGCATCCGCCCCTGGAACTGCGACCCGATCTGGTACTGGCTCCTTGGAGTGCTGTAGATCAGGCCCAAGATCAGCAGCGCCAGCTTCCTGCCGGCGGGCACCCAGTTATTTGAGCTGTTCGCAGCAGCTAGGGGAAGCCGGTCGTTGCTGTTGTTGGGGGGACCCTGCAGCGGTAAAACCACCCTGCTGTTTGAACTGACCCGCTGTTTAGTGGCCCGGGCTGACCAAACTGCCGATCTGCGCATCCCGGTGGTGGTGAATTTAGCCTCCTGGGGCAGCAAGAAACAGGCCATGGCCGACTGGCTGATCCATGAACTCAACAGTAAATACCAGGTGCCTCGCAGCGTGGGCCAGGGCTGGCTTCAGCAACAACAGTTGCTACTGCTGCTGGACGGCCTGGATGAAGTGCCCCTGCCCCGCCGGGATGACTGTGTCGAGGCCCTGAATCAGTTTTACCAGGACTATGGGCCAGAACTGGTGGTGGTCTGCCGCACCCAGGATTATGAGGCCCTGCCCAATCAGTTGGATTTTCAGTTGGCGGTGGAAGTGCGATCTTTAACACCTGACCAAATTGATACCTATTTGGCGGCCCATCCCGCCACAGACAATCTGCAGCAGCGCATTCATCACGATAAGACGCTGATGGAACTAGCCAATAGCCCCCTGATGTTGCAGCTGATTTGTCTCACCTACGACGATATTCCCTCCCAGCCCTTAGCTCAAACCACCAGCCAGCGAACGTCGGTATTTGACGCCTACATTCGCCAGATGTTCAAGCACCGCTCTGGGCGAGACCACTACAGTCCCCAGCAGACCCTGAGCTGGTTAACCTGGCTGGCCCAGCAGATGCTAGTTACCTCCCAGGCGGTCTTTTTAATCGAGGAATTACAGCCGCAGCAACTGCCTACTCCCTGGCAACGGGCACTTTATCGCATTGGGGTGCGGTGGGGGGTGTTTATGCTCTGGGGGGGCGCTCCATATTGGGTTGTTGAAAGGACTATTAGATGCGCCAGTGGGAGTGGCCTTTAGCTGGGGATTCGCTGGCCAGGGAGCCCTCTATGGCTTGGTCGCCGGCCTGGTCTATGGCCTGTTATCCGGCCTCGGCAGTAGCCTGGTGCGCCGCAGCCTGGCCGGGCGGCTGCTGGGGGCAGGATCATTGGGGCTCATCTTTGGCCTCGCCTTCTGGCAGAGTTGGCAGAATGTCTGGGTGGGGGTGGCCTACGGATTACTCTACGGCCTGGTGGGCTTGGTGGTCTATGGCTTTATCCACCAGCCCATTGACCCGGTAGAGACGATTCGCTGGTCCTGGCGGCAAGCATCAGGAAAACTCATCCTGGGGGTGTTGGTGGGCCTGGTGCTGTACTTTTTCACTAAGGATTTTGTTATCCCAGAGCAGACCGGTGCCATTCCCCTGCTGCTGTTTAGTCTGATGGGGCTGATGATTGCCATGGTGTTTGGCTTTTCCCGGGGGCAGGAGGTGGAGACAGTAATCGTGCCAAATCAGGGGATTTGGCGCTCGGCGACTAATGCCCTGAGAATGAGCTTGGCCATTGGCCTACCCACGGGCTTCTTTGTGGGCACCCTGCAGGGACTGCATTTAAGCCCAGCCCGGGGGGCGGCCTTCGGCATTGTCAATGGGCTGATCTTTGGACTCCTGGCCGCGTTCATCGGCGCTCAAGGCTCTGGCATCACCTGCATCAAGCATGGGGTGGTCCGGATCTTACTGTGGTGGCATGGCTACACGCCCTGGAATTATGCCCACTTTCTCAACTATGGTTGCGATCGCATCTTTCTGCACAAAGTGGGCGGTGGCTATGCCTTCATTCACCGGGCTCTGATGGAACACTTCGCCCAGCTCCAGCCATCTCGTCCCTAACCGCAGCCTAGACGTCCAGACCGCTAGCCTCATTCACGGGGAGGAGTTTTCAGCACTTTCCAGGTGATTACCCCCAATAGCACCATATATCCAACCACCACCACCCAATTCTGCCAGCTGTCGTCTCCTGGCGTCCATGGAGAAGCCATTCCAGCACACTCCTGTAACTCCGTCGTGTCTCTATCCTATTGCGTTTGTCAGGTAGCTTAGGACATTGAGAATCGCTCCCATGCCTAGACTAGGGAGCTATCTGACCGCAACCGTCCTAAGCATAGGCACGGTTGCTATAGGATTTGCTAGGGAGTTTTGCCGCCAACTTGGGAACCCTAAGCGTAGTTCCCAGAGCAGGTCAGTGCCTCGGCTGGAGCCGTCATTGCTGGTGTCTCCCATGGACTCACATGCTCCCATGTCCCGGTCAGTTGCGTTACCGATTACTCCACCCGTGATATTGCGTCTGCCCCTGATGCTAACGGTTTTAGAAGCGGTAGAGCTGAAACAGCGCTGCCAAGATGCCCTCGCCATAGGCTCTGTATCTCGACTGATACTCGATCTCAGCGATACCACCTTCATCGACAGTAGTGGCTTGGGGGCCCTGGTCATTTGCCGGCGGCTCTGCCGGCAACAAGGGGGTGTCCTGGTGCTGCGAGACGTCACCCCCCAGGTGGCTATGGCTCTAGAACTGGCCAGCCTAGACAGCTGCTTTGTCTTTGAATCGAGTGCTGCCGTCACTGATCACACCGGACACGCCTCATCGTCCACGGCATTTCTTAACACCCACCCCTCGGTGCGCTGTCGCACTAAACGGCTACTAGATATTCTGGGGGCCGTCGTGGGCTTGGGTATCACTGCCCTGCTGTGGGTTCCCGTGGCCATTGCCATCAAACTAGACGACGGCGGGCCAGTATTCTTCGGCCAGATTCGCTGCTCTTGGATGGGTCAGCACTTCGTCATGTGGAAGTTTCGCTCCATGGTAATCAATGCCGAAGCCCTGAAACACCAGGTTTGCAATGAATTAGAAGGTCCTTTATTCAAAAATGCCAATGACCCCCGCATTACCCGAGTGGGCCAGTTCTTGCGGCGCACTAGCCTAGATGAGTTTCCTCAGTTTTGGAATGTGCTTCAGGGAGATATGAGTCTGGTAGGTACCCGTCCCCCGACGCCAGAGGAACTGGCTCAGTATGAGGTGCCAGAGTGGCAACGACTGGACGTGAAGCCCGGCATCACCGGGGAATGGCAAGTGAAGGGACGCTCCTGCATTCGCCGCTTTGAAGAGGTAATTCGCCTGGACTTAGCCTACCAGCGCCATTGGAGTATCTGGTACGACCTGCGGTTGATGCTCCTGACTATCTGGGTCCTACTCACCCGGCGAGGAGCCGTTTGAGTCCTTGTCCTGCGGGTCATCAGTGGTGGGCTCAGGGGACGAGAGCCCCGTCTCCTTGTTGTCCCTGGCCGAGGGCTGCTCCTGGCTATCGCTGGCTCCATCAGGGGGGCGAGGAATGGAGCGGGGCCTGGGGGGCAGTTCAATCATGGCTCGTTTGGCGCTTGGGTTTTAGCAGCCCCTGGGCCACCTCCAACACCCAGTCTTTCACGATTACCATGCGGCCTAGCCAGGACGGGGGCGAGGTCTCTGGTGTCGGTGTGGCCGCCGCGGCGGCCGGTTTTTTAGGGGATGGCCGTGGTGGGGAGGCCTCAACCGGCCTGGTCTGTTGCTTATCGGCAGTCACCGCCGCCGTCTTGCCCCGCCCAGAACCAGGAGCCGTCGTCGTCACCGCAGGGGCGGCACCAGGAGAAACATCGGGCCACGGTTGCCGGGTCTCGTCGATGAACTCGTAGTGGGTGGCCCGCCGAGTCGCTGGGTGAGGTCGGCGGGACTCCGCCTCAGCACTTGGAGAGAGGTCCTCCTGATCGGTGTCATCGGCGTCATCGGTGTCGGAGGCAATACTGGGCCAGGGCACCGTCTGCCACCATTGGCTCAGGCCCAACCGTTGACTCCAGGTCATGAAGGGTTCGATAAACAGCTGCCGTAATCTCTGCCAGGAGTCTGTCGAGACGATGGTTTGCAGGGGTTGAGGAGTACGCTGGCGTCTTAGCCATAGGGTTTGCCATCCCAACGCCATAATCAACGACACACTGGCTAGCTGCCCCAACAATAAGGCCCCCGTCATCTGACCGGCGCACAGCCATAGGATAAGAGCATAGAAAAGACCAACCCCACTCCAGAGAAAGTCTTGCTTGCGATGGAGCTCCGGGTAAAAGAAGGCTGCCAGATACAGAGCCAGACTGCTCAGGGCCACAGCCAACGCTAATAGATAAGACAGCATGATAAGAGCTTAGGAAACGGGCAACTAGTAGCCTGCAGCGCCAGGTTGACTACCACTATCTGTGGCAGAGGGGCCAGAGAGTTGGAGAGTAGATTGGTTGGCCGACTGCCGCCATGGCGTACTAGCCTCCATGATATCGTCTCGGCTAGACCCAGCCGGCCTGACCGCAGGGATCGGTGATTGCAATCCTTGAGAGGAAGCAGCCTTTAGCCAGAGTGACAGAAAGAGCGTAGCCATGGCTACGCTCTCGCTTAGTTTTGGCAACACAAGGGGCCTAACGTGTTTCCGGCGCGGGGTGAGGGAGAGTTCGTCTCCTACCAGTCAGGGGGGCTATGGCATCCCTGCCCCCCACTAGAGTCGGCAACCTAAATTCGGAAACACTGTAGCCGAATCAGGACCGGTATCGGCTCGACTATCAGCTATCGCGCTGTTCTTAGCTGTACACCTAAGAAATGGCCACCGTCAGCGTCAATAGCCCGGCCACTAAGGCTACCGCCAGGAGGCCCAAAATGGCATAGTTACGCTTGTCCTTGGTGGTGGGGGGTTGGGTCTGATACATCTTGGGCTCGTGGGCAAAGTTGTTGAGGCGCCCGCCATCTTCTGTGGTGTACGGCATACAGTCGATTTCCTGACTTAATAGACAACATTACCGGCGCGGCCAGCCTACGTCCTAGGCCAGATGTGCAGGTCTCTTTGCAGACAACCTCCAGATCTTGGTTCAGTTTGGCGCAGCCTTCTACGAAGATCCCCCCCTGACGGTGGCTGGTCCTCCGGCAACGGGGATCATGAACCGGCTTTGAGTTACCATATCAAAATTGCTGTTAAATCTAAAGTTTTCTAAAGATATTTCAACATTGGCAAATGTCTGGCGGCCTGAGGCGGCGGCAACTGGCTGTTACGGCTGTTCGGAGGCAGCCTTGTCTAGGGGAGTCAGGTCTAGTGTAACCGGCTCACCAACAGTAGGGATGAGAACTTGGGTGGAAAGATGACGTTGGGCCAGGTCGCTGCGCAGGGTATCGACGCCTCCTAGGGCCTGAAGCCAAGCAGCCAAAATCCCTGAGAATTTGGTCTGCCCAGCGTCGGCGGTGGGCAGAATCACCTGGGGACGGAGCCAGGTGGCCAGTTCTAAGGCGCCTTGGCGTCCCCGTAGGATCGGCCCCACCAGGGGAAGCTTTAGGTCTACCACTGGGGTAATCACCACATCTACAGGAGCTGCTTGTTGCAAGGAATCGTTGTGGAAGCCGTGGGGTTCGTAGAACAGGCGTAGCCCCGTGGTGCGATCGCACAGCAGATAACCGTTTTCCACCAGAAAGGGACCGATGGGCGCCCCTGGCACCGCCGTGATGTCTAGGGTGTCATCTAGGGTAGTACTCTGGCCATGGTCCAGAGCCGTTACTCGCTCATACCCCAAGGCTGCGACCACCTTAGCCCCATTGGCAGAAGCCACCACGGGAATGCGGCGATCAAGCTGCTTTAGGGTCTCGGGGTGGGCGTGATCTTCTAGCCCCTGGGACAGCAGAATGCCATCAATGGCCTCTGGAATCGGCGGCGGATCAAGCTTGACGCCTTTAATCAGCCAGGCCTGTTGCCCGAAGACCAGAGGGCCGACCAGCCAAGGATCGATCAGGTACCGTTTCTGGGCTACTTCCAGCAGCCATGAGTTGTTATCGAGCCAAGTCAGATGCATAGGAGGTGGACGCGTGACGACTAGGGGGCGAGCAAGGACGGAAATTGCTTCCGGGACAGTGATCCCCGTATAATCCCTGGGGCCTAGTTACAAATTGTAATACTTTCGTTCTGGTTTCCCCAAGGTAGCCATGCGTCTTCGACTTCCTCGCCATTACACGGTGTTGATCACTCGCACCGGGTCGGCTCCCATCACCCTGACCATTCGATTGGTTCCCATTCTACTGGCTGGCTTGATGGCAGCTGGGGGGGGCATCGGCCTGGGTGGGCTGGCTGCTGCATCGCAACGAACAACTGACGGAGCGCAACCAAGAATTAACCAATACTGCCAGTGATGTGCTGACGGAACTGAATTCCCTAGATGCGGAGATCGAGAATCTGCGCCAGCGGGCTGGGTTGCCCGACACGGGAACTCCGGAGTGGCAGCTGGATGACTCCCAAGGGGGCCTGCCACTTGAGGTGCCGCCGGAAACCCTATTTCAGCTGGCTCGACGCCGCTTACCCCTGTTAACTTCTGTCTGGCAGGGGGATGTGCGCCCAGCCCTGGAAGATACCCTGGCGGCGGAGGCAGCCCGGGCGGCGGCCATTCCCAGTGGACTACCGGTGAAACAGGCCTTGCCGATTTCATCGGAATTTGGGTTGCGGCCCGATCCCTTTGGTGGCCGTGCCACGAAATGCACCGGGGCATCGATTTCAAAGGTCCGGTGGGGCACTCCCGTCTATGCTACGGCGGCGGCGGGGTGGGTGCGTGAGGCCGAAAATTCCGGCGGCTATGGCAACCACGTGGTGGTGGATCATGGCTATGGCTATAAGACCCTCTATGCCCATCTATCAGAGATAGCCGTTACCCCGGGGACATCGCTGCAGCCAGGAGAATTGGTGGGCTATCTGGGCAATACCGGCCGCTCCTCTGGACCCCATTTGCACTATGAGGTGCACCATCAGGATGAAGCCGTTGATCCGAGCGACTATCTGGAGCGAGAGCAGCAGTAGTTTAAGATCAGAGGATGTCTGATTGGGGTGCGATCGCACATGGGTAATACCTTCGGCCATTTATTCCGCATCACCACCTTTGGCGAGTCCCATGGGGGTGGGGTCGGGGTGATCATCGATGGCTGTCCGCCCCGGGTAGCCATCAGCAGTGACGAGATTCAGGCCGAACTAGACCGACGGCGGCCTGGCCAGAGCAAAATCACCACCCCCCGCAAAGAAAGCGATCGCTGTCAGATTCTCTCTGGGGTGTTTCAGGGCAAAACCCTGGGCACCCCCATTGCCATCCTGGTCCAGAATAAAGACACTCGGCCCCAGGACTATAGCGAGATGGCAACCACCTATCGCCCTTCCCACGCCGACGCCACCTATGACGCCAAGTATGGCTTCCGCAACTACCAGGGAGGGGGACGCTCCTCGGCCCGAGAGACCATCGGTCGGGTGGCGGCAGGCGCCATCGCCAAGAAGATCCTGCACCAAGCCGCCGGGGTAGAGATCATTGGCTATGTGAAGCGGATTCAGGATCTTGAGGCCACAGTCGATGTGGATACCGTCACCCTGGCAGCGGTAGAAGGTAATATCGTCCGCTGTCCTGACCTGACCGCCGCGGAACGCATGATCGACCGCATCGAAGCCAGCCGCGATCAAGGCGATTCCATCGGCGGGGTAGTA
This portion of the Halomicronema hongdechloris C2206 genome encodes:
- a CDS encoding NACHT domain-containing protein, with the protein product MLGGPCSGKTTLLFELTRCLVARADQTADLRIPVVVNLASWGSKKQAMADWLIHELNSKYQVPRSVGQGWLQQQQLLLLLDGLDEVPLPRRDDCVEALNQFYQDYGPELVVVCRTQDYEALPNQLDFQLAVEVRSLTPDQIDTYLAAHPATDNLQQRIHHDKTLMELANSPLMLQLICLTYDDIPSQPLAQTTSQRTSVFDAYIRQMFKHRSGRDHYSPQQTLSWLTWLAQQMLVTSQAVFLIEELQPQQLPTPWQRALYRIGVRWGVFMLWGGAPYWVVERTIRCASGSGL
- a CDS encoding sugar transferase, giving the protein MSRSVALPITPPVILRLPLMLTVLEAVELKQRCQDALAIGSVSRLILDLSDTTFIDSSGLGALVICRRLCRQQGGVLVLRDVTPQVAMALELASLDSCFVFESSAAVTDHTGHASSSTAFLNTHPSVRCRTKRLLDILGAVVGLGITALLWVPVAIAIKLDDGGPVFFGQIRCSWMGQHFVMWKFRSMVINAEALKHQVCNELEGPLFKNANDPRITRVGQFLRRTSLDEFPQFWNVLQGDMSLVGTRPPTPEELAQYEVPEWQRLDVKPGITGEWQVKGRSCIRRFEEVIRLDLAYQRHWSIWYDLRLMLLTIWVLLTRRGAV
- a CDS encoding Ycf66 family protein, coding for MLSYLLALAVALSSLALYLAAFFYPELHRKQDFLWSGVGLFYALILWLCAGQMTGALLLGQLASVSLIMALGWQTLWLRRQRTPQPLQTIVSTDSWQRLRQLFIEPFMTWSQRLGLSQWWQTVPWPSIASDTDDADDTDQEDLSPSAEAESRRPHPATRRATHYEFIDETRQPWPDVSPGAAPAVTTTAPGSGRGKTAAVTADKQQTRPVEASPPRPSPKKPAAAAATPTPETSPPSWLGRMVIVKDWVLEVAQGLLKPKRQTSHD
- the psb34 gene encoding photosystem II assembly protein Psb34 gives rise to the protein MPYTTEDGGRLNNFAHEPKMYQTQPPTTKDKRNYAILGLLAVALVAGLLTLTVAIS
- a CDS encoding MBL fold metallo-hydrolase, whose translation is MHLTWLDNNSWLLEVAQKRYLIDPWLVGPLVFGQQAWLIKGVKLDPPPIPEAIDGILLSQGLEDHAHPETLKQLDRRIPVVASANGAKVVAALGYERVTALDHGQSTTLDDTLDITAVPGAPIGPFLVENGYLLCDRTTGLRLFYEPHGFHNDSLQQAAPVDVVITPVVDLKLPLVGPILRGRQGALELATWLRPQVILPTADAGQTKFSGILAAWLQALGGVDTLRSDLAQRHLSTQVLIPTVGEPVTLDLTPLDKAASEQP
- a CDS encoding M23 family metallopeptidase, which translates into the protein MGWLLHRNEQLTERNQELTNTASDVLTELNSLDAEIENLRQRAGLPDTGTPEWQLDDSQGGLPLEVPPETLFQLARRRLPLLTSVWQGDVRPALEDTLAAEAARAAAIPSGLPVKQALPISSEFGLRPDPFGGRATKCTGASISKVRWGTPVYATAAAGWVREAENSGGYGNHVVVDHGYGYKTLYAHLSEIAVTPGTSLQPGELVGYLGNTGRSSGPHLHYEVHHQDEAVDPSDYLEREQQ
- the aroC gene encoding chorismate synthase → MGNTFGHLFRITTFGESHGGGVGVIIDGCPPRVAISSDEIQAELDRRRPGQSKITTPRKESDRCQILSGVFQGKTLGTPIAILVQNKDTRPQDYSEMATTYRPSHADATYDAKYGFRNYQGGGRSSARETIGRVAAGAIAKKILHQAAGVEIIGYVKRIQDLEATVDVDTVTLAAVEGNIVRCPDLTAAERMIDRIEASRDQGDSIGGVVECVARQVPKGLGSPVFDKLEADLAKGVMSLPASKGVELGSGFAGTLLTGSQHNDEFYRDDQGEIRTRTNRSGGTQGGISNGETIVMRVAFKPTATIRREQRTVTSQGQETVLAARGRHDPCVLPRAVPMVEAMMALVLCDHLLRHHGQCHLLD